From a single Chiloscyllium plagiosum isolate BGI_BamShark_2017 unplaced genomic scaffold, ASM401019v2 scaf_16153, whole genome shotgun sequence genomic region:
- the pagr1 gene encoding PAXIP1-associated glutamate-rich protein 1, translating into MQIEEPGPVLSLAELMLDVEESWCIDCSDQEIQDTETWTPSPQEILRLYGTLAEEGGSLELSCRPLPRRPPTPEADPTHEEEEEEEEAGEEEEEK; encoded by the coding sequence ATGCAGATTGAGGAGCCTGGCCCCGTACTCAGCCTGGCTGAGCTGATGCTGGATGTGGAGGAGTCCTGGTGCATTGACTGCAGTGACCAGGAGATCCAGGACACAGAGACATGGACTCCGAGTCCACAGGAGATCCTGCGCCTGTACGGGACCCTCGCTGAGGAGGGGGGCAGCCTCGAACTGAGCTGCAGACCCCTACCCCGTCGCCCACCCACTCCCGAGGCTGACCCCACACAcgaggaagaggaggaagaggaggaggctggagaggaggaggaggagaagtaa